GCCGTGATACGGAAACGGAGTGTATGGAGAAATACATGACAGGACCGTCTGCGGTGGTGCTGTCTTATGAGGATGTCGTCAAAGGCGCAAAGGCACTGGTCGAATTCGGGAAGACCGCTAAACAGTTCAGCATTAAGGGCGGCCAGATTTCAGGCAGAGTCATGGATGAGGAAGGCATCAAGCGTTTGGCGGATTTGCCTGCGCGCGAGGTGCTCCTTTCTCAGGTTCTGGCTGCTATGCAGGCCGTGCCGGCGGGGTTTGTCAGAGTATTGAACGGTGTAATGGTTCAATTTATGAATGTACTGAAAGCAATTGAGGAGCAGAAGGGAGAGTCCGCTTAAGACGGACTTCCCCCATACGGAGGATATGAAAAGATCATGAGTGACCACATCACAAAGCAGGATGTAATTGATTTTATTGCAAATATGACCGTTTTGGAGCTTTCGGAGCTGGTCAAGGAGCTTGAAGATAAATTCGGTGTGAGCGCAGCGGCTCCGGTCGCCGTGGCTGCAGCCGCCCCAGTGGCCCAGGCCCAGGAAGAGGCGGCGGAAAAGACTGAGTTCGACGTTATCCTTTCCGCAGTCGGTGACAAGAAGATCCAGGTCATCAAGGTGGTGCGCGCCATTACCGGACTCGGTCTGAAGGAGGCGAAGGCCCTGGTGGACGGGGCGCCGAGTCCGGTCAAAGAGGGAGTTCCGAAAGAGGAAGCCGAAAATATCAAAAAGGAATTGGAAGAAAACGGCGCGACTGTCGAAATCAAATAATTTTTTTAAGGAAACGGCCCTGCGGGCCGGTATGGGTGCCTGCCCGCGTGCCGAACGTACGTTCGGGGCAGGTGCCCCACGCAGTACTCCCTCTCGGGTTTCTTCATGGGCCGGCCGAAGGCCGGCCTCAGGAGAGGGGCAAGCAGCGCTTGGACGGAGTCGTTCAAGGCCCCATAAGTCGAGAAATGACCTCCGTCGTGGCTTGGATGGTTCCTTTTGAAGAGGACCCCTCTAAGCCTGTGCGCCTTTACTTACTGGGATAAAGGTAAGAGGCGCGTTTGGAGACATCAAAGATTGAGGAGATACCATGCCGGGAAAAAATGGTGTCAGAAGCCGCCCAAGAAGGAATTTTGGGAAGATAAAGAAAGTCATGGAGATTCCGAGCCTGATCGAGATGCAGAAGATCTCTTACGAGCGTTTTCTGCAGAAGGATGTACCGCCCGAGGAGCGGCAGGATATCGGCCTTCAGGGGGCCTTTGAGAGTGTATTTCCCATTCATGATTTTGCCGGGACGGCCTCGCTCGAGTTCGTGAAATACACCTTCGAACCGGTGAAATACGACGAAGACGATTGCATGAACAAGGGCATGAATTTCGAGGCGCCTGTCAAGCTCACCGTAAGACTGGTGGTTTTCGACACGGATAGCACGGATGGCACGAAGAGCATCCGGGATATCAAAGAACAGGACATTTACTTTGGAACCCTGCCCATGATGACGGAGCGGGGAACCTTTATCGTGAACGGGACGGAACGGGTTGTCGTCAGTCAGCTCCATCGGTCGCCAGGCGTTTTCTTCGACCACGACAAAGGCAAGACCCACTCGAGCGGTAAACTGCTCTATTCAGCGAGGATCATTCCGCTGCGAGGGTCCTGGCTCGACTTCGAGTTCGATCCGAAGGATCTCCTCTACGTGAGGATCGATCGAAGGAGGAAGTTCCCTGTTACCATTCTTTTGAAGGCCCTTGGCTACAGCTCGAGGGAGATCCTCGAGCAGTTCTACGACAAGGAGACCATTGAGATCGGTAGGACGCTCTGCTGGCAGGAGGCGCGGATCGAAAATCTCTATCAGAAGAAGATCACGAAAGACATCGTGGATCCTCAGAGCGGTGAGGTGCTCGCCAAGAAGGGGGATAAATACACCAAGCGTCTGCATCGGATCCTGGAAACGGCCGGCGTCGACCGTATCCCGATCGACCTCGATGAGGTGATAGGGCGGGTCCTGGCGCAGGATGTGATGGACCAGGAGACCGGCGAGATTCTGATCGAAGGGAACCAGACCCTGACCCATGAGGTGGTTGAAACCTTGATCGAGAAGGGGGCCACCCGGATCGAATGTCTGGTGCTCGATGCCCAGGGGGTCAGCACGACGATCCGCGATACCATGCTGCTCGACCGCATCGACAGTCCGGACGAAGCCGTTCTGGACATCTACCGGAAGATGCGCCCGAGCAGTCCGCCGACCCAGGAGGTGGCGAACAACTTTTTGAACAACCTCTTCTTCAATATCAATACCTATGACCTGTCGAAGGTGGGCCGGCTCAAGCTCAACCACAGGCTCGACCTCGATGTCCCGCTCGATCAGAGAACTTTAAGGCGGGAAGACATCATGATGACGGTCAAAGAGTTGATCCATCTGAAGACGGCGGAGGCGATGGTCGATGACATCGACAACCTTGGGAACCGGCGGGTGCGGGCTGTCGGGGAACTGCTGGAGAATCAGTACCGGATCGGTCTGGTCCGGATGGAACGGGCCATCAAGGAAAAAATGAGTCTCCAGGAGGTGGAGACCCTGATGCCCCATGATCTGATCAACTCCAAACCCGTTTCGGCCATTGTCAAGGAGTTCTTCGGGACAAGCCAGCTTTCGCAATTCATGGACCAGACCAACCCCTTGTCCGAGGTGACGCATAAACGGCGCCTGAGCGCTCTCGGGCCCGGCGGCCTCACGCGGGAGCGGGCTGGGTTCGAGGTCCGCGACGTGCACCCGACGCATTACGGGCGGATCTGCCCCATCGAAACGCCTGAAGGTCCGAATATCGGTCTGATTGTATCTCTGAGCACCTATGCACGGGTCAATGATTTCGGATTTATCGAGACCCCTTACCGGTTCGTTGAAAACGGCGTTGCCAAAGCGGAGCTGAAATACCTTTCCGCCCTGGACGAAGGGAAGGACCCCATCGCACAGGCCAATGCGCCGCTAGATGAAGACGGGCGGTTCATCCGGGAGGAGGCTGCCGTCCGGATCGAGGGTGAGGCGGCAAAGGTGCCTGTGTCCGAGGTGAGGTACATGGACGTGTCGCCCGACCAGTTGGTGAGCGTGTCGGCCTCGTTGATTCCTTTCCTCGAGCACGACGATGCCAACCGCGCTCTGATGGGATCGAACATGCAGCGTCAGGCGGTCCCGCTGCTTCGCGCGAAGGCCCCGCTGGTTGGTACGGGTCTCGAGCGTATTGTCGCCCGTGATTCGGGTATCTCAGTTATCGCGCGGCGGGACGGCATTGTAGAAGATGTGGATGCTTCGCGTATCGTCGTCCGGTCCTACGGAGGGAAGGGCGGCGCCGAGCCGGAGGTGGACATTTACAAACTGGTCAAATTCAAGAAGTCGAACCAAAACAGCTGTTACAACCAGAAGCCGATCGTCGCGAGAGGTGATTTTGTCAGAAAAGGCCAAATCATAGCCGACGGCCCGGCTTCCGAGCTCGGGGAACTGGCTTTGGGGCAGAACGTGATGGTCGCGTTCATGTCATGGGGCGGGTATAACTTCGAGGACTCCATCCTGATCAGCGAACGCGTGGTGAAGGAGGATATTTATACCTCCATCCACATAGAGGAATTCGAAGTCGTTTCGAGGGATACGAAGCTCGGCAAGGAGGAGATCACCCGGGATATTCCCAATGTCGGTGAGGAGGCCCTCAAGAACCTGGATGAAAGCGGCATTGTCAAGGTCGGCGCCGAGGTCAAAGCCGGGGATATCCTGGTCGGAAAGATTACTCCGAAGGGTGAAACACAGCTTTCGCCGGAGGAAAAACTGCTGAGGGCGATCTTCGGAGATAAGGCGGGGGATGTCAAGGATACCTCTTTGCGGGTACCTCCGGGGGTGGAAGGCATCGTCATCGATGCGAAAGTCTTTTCCCGGCGGGGTGTCGACAAGGATGAGCGCAGCCTGGCTATCGAGGCGGAGGAGGAGGCGCGGCTGCGGAAGGACCAGGATGATGAAATCGCCCTGATCGGGCGGAGCACCCGCGACAAGCTCAAGGAGTTGCTGATCGGCAAACAGCTGAAGACGGATCTCCGCGACCGCAGCACGGGAGAGACGTTCGTCAAAGCCGGCAAAACCATTGAGGAAGAGACGGTCGATACGGTCCCCGTCGAGCTCTGGGCCGCGGCGGACTTGAAAATACCAATGGAGGTCATCGAGCGGATCGAAGGCGTGGTGGAAAGTTACAGCGAAAAGGTCGATCGTACGACGAACGTGTTCCAGGAAAAAATCGACCGGTTGAGCCTCGGAGATGAACTTGCGCCCGGTGTGATCAAGATGGTCAAGGTGTACATAGCGGTGAAACGTAAACTGTCGGTCGGGGATAAAATGGCCGGGCGGCACGGAAACAAGGGGGTGCTTTCCCGTATTCTGCCGGTCGAGGATATGCCTTACTTCGCCGATGGCACGCCTGTGGATATCATCTTGAACCCACTTGGCGTCCCCTCCCGAATGAACGCCGGCCAGGTGCTTGAGACGCATCTCGGCTGGGCTTCGAAAGAACTCGGGAGGCAGGTGGGGGTGCTTCTCGACTCGCTGCACAACAAGGATGAACTGAGGCCCAAGCTGGAGCGGATATTCCCCGGTGACAGCTTCCGCGAGCATTTCGACTCCAGGGATGATGACGAAATACTCGAGAAGGCGCGCCTGCTGAGGGACGGCGTTCCCATGGCCTCACCCGTTTTCGATGGCGCCGAAGAGGATGAGATCAGGCAGTGCCTTGAAGAGGCTGGGCTGCCCGTGACGGGTGAGGCTGTCCTCTACGACGGACGCTCGGGTGAGCCCTTCGATCAGCGGGTGACGGTTGGGATCATGTACATTCTGAAACTGCACCATCTCGTGGATGACAAACTGCATGCGCGTTCCATCGGTCCTTACTCCCTGGTGACACAGCAGCCCCTCGGTGGTAAGGCTCAATTCGGTGGACAGCGCCTGGGCGAGATGGAGGTGTGGGCTATGGAGGCTTACGGCGCTGCCTATTCGCTGCAGGAATTCCTGACCGTGAAGTCCGATGACGTCGCCGGGCGAACCCGCATGTACGAGCGGATCGTAAAAGGGAACAACGTGCTCGAGGCAGGTATCCCCGAATCCTTCAAGGTCCTCATGAAAGAACTCCAGAGTTTGGGGCTGGATATCCAGCTCTTCGAAGACAGCCAGACCTGAGCGGCTGTTTCGTCGGTTGTTCGGACGGGTCCCTGAAGGCGATGCGGGGTTTGATGTCTGAAAGGGGCCTAACGCGTTTGCGTATCGAAGGAGTTGAGCATTGGAAGAGTTGTATAGTTTTTTCGCCAAGCCGAAGGATCCGTCCAGCTTCAACGCGGTTCGGATTTCCCTGGCTTCGCCTGAAAAGATAAAGGAATGGTCACACGGAGAAGTCAAGAAGCCGGAGACCATCAATTACAGAACGTTCAAACCGGAAAGGGATGGACTTTTCTGCTCGAAGATATTCGGACCGATCAAGGATTACGAGTGCAACTGCGGCAAATACAAACGGATGAAGCACCGGGGCATCGTGTGCGAGAAGTGCGGCGTCGAGGTGATCCAGTCGAAGGTGCGCCGGGAGCGAATGGGCCATATTGAACTGGCGGCGCCTGTGGCGCACATCTGGTTCTTGAAATGCCTCCCTTCCAAGGTCGGGAACCTGGTCGACTTGACCCTGAAGGACCTTGAGCGCGTGCTTTATTTCGAAAGCTACATCGTCATCGATCCGAAAGACACCCCTCTCATCAAGGGGACCCTCCTGACCGACGAGCAACTGCAGCAGGCGAGGGAGGATTTCGGGGATCGTTTCGTGGCCGGCATTGGCGCCGAAGCGATTCAGACCATGCTGAAGGAGCTGGATCTCGACGTCCTCTCTGAATCGCTCCGAGAGGAGATGATGGGGACGAAGTCGGATGCGAAACGACGTAAATTGGCCAAAAGGCTCAAGATCGTCGACGCTTTCCGGGAGTCGAAAAACCGTCCGGAATGGACCATACTCGATGTCGTTCCCGTTCTGCCTCCTGATCTGAGGCCTCTGGTCCCTCTTGACGGCGGACGGTTCGCCACCTCCGATCTGAATGACCTCTACCGGCGGGTGATCAACCGGAACAACCGCCTCAAACGTCTTCTGGAATTGAGCGCGCCGGACATCATCGTGCGTAACGAGAAACGGATGCTCCA
This portion of the Desulfatiglans anilini DSM 4660 genome encodes:
- the rplJ gene encoding 50S ribosomal protein L10, with amino-acid sequence MDKQKKEEFVTELQERLKKAQGSFLVNYQGLNVETLSKLRKELREAGGEVQVVKNRLLKLASRDTETECMEKYMTGPSAVVLSYEDVVKGAKALVEFGKTAKQFSIKGGQISGRVMDEEGIKRLADLPAREVLLSQVLAAMQAVPAGFVRVLNGVMVQFMNVLKAIEEQKGESA
- the rplL gene encoding 50S ribosomal protein L7/L12; the protein is MSDHITKQDVIDFIANMTVLELSELVKELEDKFGVSAAAPVAVAAAAPVAQAQEEAAEKTEFDVILSAVGDKKIQVIKVVRAITGLGLKEAKALVDGAPSPVKEGVPKEEAENIKKELEENGATVEIK
- the rpoB gene encoding DNA-directed RNA polymerase subunit beta; translation: MPGKNGVRSRPRRNFGKIKKVMEIPSLIEMQKISYERFLQKDVPPEERQDIGLQGAFESVFPIHDFAGTASLEFVKYTFEPVKYDEDDCMNKGMNFEAPVKLTVRLVVFDTDSTDGTKSIRDIKEQDIYFGTLPMMTERGTFIVNGTERVVVSQLHRSPGVFFDHDKGKTHSSGKLLYSARIIPLRGSWLDFEFDPKDLLYVRIDRRRKFPVTILLKALGYSSREILEQFYDKETIEIGRTLCWQEARIENLYQKKITKDIVDPQSGEVLAKKGDKYTKRLHRILETAGVDRIPIDLDEVIGRVLAQDVMDQETGEILIEGNQTLTHEVVETLIEKGATRIECLVLDAQGVSTTIRDTMLLDRIDSPDEAVLDIYRKMRPSSPPTQEVANNFLNNLFFNINTYDLSKVGRLKLNHRLDLDVPLDQRTLRREDIMMTVKELIHLKTAEAMVDDIDNLGNRRVRAVGELLENQYRIGLVRMERAIKEKMSLQEVETLMPHDLINSKPVSAIVKEFFGTSQLSQFMDQTNPLSEVTHKRRLSALGPGGLTRERAGFEVRDVHPTHYGRICPIETPEGPNIGLIVSLSTYARVNDFGFIETPYRFVENGVAKAELKYLSALDEGKDPIAQANAPLDEDGRFIREEAAVRIEGEAAKVPVSEVRYMDVSPDQLVSVSASLIPFLEHDDANRALMGSNMQRQAVPLLRAKAPLVGTGLERIVARDSGISVIARRDGIVEDVDASRIVVRSYGGKGGAEPEVDIYKLVKFKKSNQNSCYNQKPIVARGDFVRKGQIIADGPASELGELALGQNVMVAFMSWGGYNFEDSILISERVVKEDIYTSIHIEEFEVVSRDTKLGKEEITRDIPNVGEEALKNLDESGIVKVGAEVKAGDILVGKITPKGETQLSPEEKLLRAIFGDKAGDVKDTSLRVPPGVEGIVIDAKVFSRRGVDKDERSLAIEAEEEARLRKDQDDEIALIGRSTRDKLKELLIGKQLKTDLRDRSTGETFVKAGKTIEEETVDTVPVELWAAADLKIPMEVIERIEGVVESYSEKVDRTTNVFQEKIDRLSLGDELAPGVIKMVKVYIAVKRKLSVGDKMAGRHGNKGVLSRILPVEDMPYFADGTPVDIILNPLGVPSRMNAGQVLETHLGWASKELGRQVGVLLDSLHNKDELRPKLERIFPGDSFREHFDSRDDDEILEKARLLRDGVPMASPVFDGAEEDEIRQCLEEAGLPVTGEAVLYDGRSGEPFDQRVTVGIMYILKLHHLVDDKLHARSIGPYSLVTQQPLGGKAQFGGQRLGEMEVWAMEAYGAAYSLQEFLTVKSDDVAGRTRMYERIVKGNNVLEAGIPESFKVLMKELQSLGLDIQLFEDSQT